In the genome of Molothrus aeneus isolate 106 chromosome 5, BPBGC_Maene_1.0, whole genome shotgun sequence, one region contains:
- the ATP2B1 gene encoding plasma membrane calcium-transporting ATPase 1 isoform X3, producing MGDMANNSVAYSSVKNAVKESNHGDFGVTLAELRSLMELRAADALHKIQECYGDVHGICTKLKTSPNEGLSGNPADIERREAVFGKNFIPPKKPKTFLQLVWEALQDVTLIILEIAAVVSLGLSFYQPPGGNESLCGSVNVGEEEEESEAGWIEGAAILLSVVCVVLVTAFNDWSKEKQFRGLQSRIEQEQKFTVIRGGQVIQIPVADIIVGDIAQVKYGDLLPADGVLIQGNDLKIDESSLTGESDHVKKSLDRDPMLLSGTHVMEGSGRMVVTAVGVNSQTGIIFTLLGAGGDEEEKEKEKEKKEKKSKKQDGAVENRNKAKAQDGAAMEMQPLKSEDGGDGDEKDKKKANLPKKEKSVLQGKLTKLAVQIGKAGLLMSAITVIILVLYFVIDTFWVQKRPWLAECTPIYIQYFVKFFIIGVTVLVVAVPEGLPLAVTISLAYSVKKMMKDNNLVRHLDACETMGNATAICSDKTGTLTMNRMTVVQAYINEKHYKKIPEPEAIPEKTMAYLVTGISVNCAYTSKILPPEKEGGLPRHVGNKTECALLGLLLDLKRDYQDVRNEIPEEDLYKVYTFNSVRKSMSTVLKNSDGSFRIFSKGASEIVLKKCFKILSANGEPKVFRPRDRDDIVKTVIEPMASEGLRTICLAFRDFPAGEPEPEWDNENDIVTGLTCIAVVGIEDPVRPEVPDAIKKCQRAGITVRMVTGDNINTARAIALKCGILNPGEDFLCLEGKDFNRRIRNEKGEIEQERIDKIWPKLRVLARSSPTDKHTLVKGIIDSTVFDQRQVVAVTGDGTNDGPALKKADVGFAMGIAGTDVAKEASDIILTDDNFTSIVKAVMWGRNVYDSISKFLQFQLTVNVVAVIVAFTGACITQDSPLKAVQMLWVNLIMDTLASLALATEPPTEALLLRKPYGRNKPLISRTMMKNILGHAFYQLVVVFTLLFAGEKIFDIDSGRNAPLHAPPSEHYTIVFNTFVMMQLFNEINARKIHGERNVFEGIFNNAIFCSIVLGTFVVQIIIVQFGGKPFSCSELSIEQWLWSIFLGMGTLLWGQLISTIPTSRLKFLKEAGHGTQKEEIPEEELAEDVEEIDHAERELRRGQILWFRGLNRIQTQMDVVNAFQSGSTIQGALRRQPSIASQHHDVTNISTPTHVVFSSTTASTTVGSEW from the exons GTTTAAGTGGAAATCCAGCAGATATAGAAAGGAGAGAAGCAGTTTTTGGGAAGAACTTTATACCTCCTAAAAAGCCAAAAACATTTCTTCAGTTAGTATGGGAAGCACTACAGGACGTTACACTAATTATATTAGAAATTGCAGCCGTAGTATCCTTGGGCCTTTCTTTTTACCAGCCTCCAGGAGGAAATGAATCAT TATGTGGATCAGTAAATGTTggtgaagaagaggaggaatctgAAGCAGGTTGGATTGAAGGAGCAGCAATCCTCCTATCTGTAGTTTGTGTGGTATTAGTAACAGCTTTCAATGACTGGAGTAAAGAGAAACAATTTCGGGGATTGCAGAGCCGTATTGAACAAGAACAGAAATTCACAGTCATCAGAGGTGGCCAAGTCATCCAAATACCAGTAGCTGACATAATTGTTGGAGATATTGCACAAGTGAAATATg GTGACCTTTTACCGGCTGATGGTGTGCTCATTCAAGGAAATGACCTCAAAATTGACGAAAGCTCGCTGACTGGGGAATCTGATCATGTTAAGAAATCTCTGGATAGAGATCCTATGCTGCTGTCAG GTACACATGTGATGGAAGGCTCTGGAAGAATGGTGGTTACTGCTGTAGGTGTGAACTCTCAGACTGGAATCATCTTTACCTTActtggagctggaggagatgaagaggaaaaggagaaggaaaaagaaaagaaggaaaagaaaa GTAAAAAGCAAGACGGGGCTGTTGAAAACCGTAACAAAG CTAAAGCTCAGGATGGTGCAGCCATGGAAATGCAGCCACTGAAGAGTGAGGATGGTGGAGATGGAGACGAGAAAGACAAGAAGAAAGCAAACTTGCCAAAGAAGGAAAAGTCAGTTCTCCAAGGCAAACTCACAAAGCTTGCAGTTCAGATTGGCAAAGCAG GTTTGTTGATGTCTGCAATCACAGTCATTATCCTTGTGTTGTATTTTGTAATTGATACCTTCTGGGTTCAGAAGAGACCTTGGCTTGCTGAATGTACCCCAATTTATATTCAGTATTTTGTGAAGTTCTTCATTATTGGAGTTACAGTCTTGGTGGTGGCAGTACCAGAAGGTCTTCCACTTGCAGTCACTATATCTCTGGCTTACTCTGTTAAG AAAATGATGAAAGATAATAACTTGGTGAGACATCTGGATGCATGTGAAACTATGGGCAATGCCACAGCTATTTGCTCAGATAAAACGGGAACATTGACTATGAACAGAATGACAGTGGTCCAAGCCTACATCAATGAAAAACATtataaaaaaattccagaacCAGAAGCTATTCCAGAGAAAACTATGGCTTATCTTGTGACAGGAATTTCTGTTAATTGTGCTTATACTTCCAAAATACTG CCTCCTGAAAAGGAAGGTGGCTTACCACGTCATGttggaaataaaactgaatgTGCCTTGCTGGGATTGCTCTTGGATTTAAAACGTGATTATCAGGATGTAAGAAATGAGATACCAGAAGAGGATTTGTACAAAGTGTACACCTTCAACTCTGTTAGAAAATCGATGAGTACCGTGTTGAAAAACTCTGATGGCAGTTTCCGGATATTCAGTAAAGGTGCCTCTGAGATAGTTCTTAAAAA GTGCTTCAAAATACTGAGTGCTAATGGAGAACCAAAGGTATTTAGACCTAGGGACCGCGATGATATTGTGAAAACTGTAATTGAGCCAATGGCCTCTGAAGGTCTCAGAACCATCTGCCTGGCATTCAGAGACTTCCCAGCAGGGGAGCCTGAGCCAGAGTGGGACAATGAAAATGATATCGTTACTGGTCTGACATGCATTGCTGTTGTTGGGATTGAAGATCCTGTGAGACCTGAG GTACCTGATGCAATAAAAAAGTGCCAACGTGCAGGCATAACTGTACGTATGGTCACTGGTGATAACATTAACACTGCTCGTGCTATTGCACTGAAATGTGGTATTCTGAATCCTGGTGAAGACTTCCTGTGTTTAGAGGGCAAAGACTTTAACAGGAGAATACGCAATGAAAAAGGAGAG ATTGAGCAAGAGCGAATAGATAAAATTTGGCCAAAGCTTCGTGTTCTTGCAAGATCTTCTCCCACTGACAAACACACTCTAGTGAAAG GTATAATTGACAGCACTGTCTTTGACCAGAGGCAAGTTGTAGCAGTAACTGGTGATGGTACCAATGATGGTCCAGCTTTGAAGAAGGCAGATGTTGGATTTGCTATG GGTATTGCTGGAACAGACGTAGCTAAAGAAGCTTCTGATATTATCCTTACAGACGACAACTTCACCAGTATTGTTAAAGCAGTTATGTGGGGACGAAATGTCTATGACAGCATCTCCAAATTTCTTCAGTTCCAACTTACTGTCAATGTAGTAGCAGTAATTGTTGCTTTTACTGGAGCATGCATAACACAA GATTCTCCACTTAAAGCCGTGCAGATGCTGTGGGTAAATCTCATCATGGACACGTTAGCTTCTCTTGCCCTGGCAACAGAGCCACCCACTGAAGCTCTTCTGCTGCGGAAGCCTTATGGTAGAAACAAACCTTTGATTTCTCGTACAATGATGAAGAACATTTTGGGTCATGCATTCTACCAGCTTGTAGTGGTCTTCACACTCCTGTTTGCTG GTGAGAAAATTTTTGACATTGATAGTGGAAGAAATGCACCTCTGCATGCTCCTCCTTCAGAGCATTATACTATAGTATTTAATACATTTGTGATGATGCagctttttaatgaaattaatgcCCGAAAGATTCATggtgaaagaaatgtttttgaagGAATCTTTAACAACGCTATCTTCTGTTCTATTGTGCTGGGGACATTTGTTGTGCAG ATAATTATTGTGCAGTTTGGTGGAAAGCCTTTCAGTTGCTCAGAACTCTCAATTGAACAGTGGCTGTGGTCCATTTTCCTGGGCATGGGCACACTACTTTGGGGCCAG TTGATTTCAACAATTCCAACCAGCCGACTGAAATTCCTTAAAGAAGCTGGTCATGGAACACAAAAGGAAGAGATTCCTGAAGAAGAACTAGCAGAAGATGTAGAGGAGATTGATCATGCTGAGAGAGAATTGCGTCGTGGTCAGATCTTGTGGTTTAGGGGCCTAAACAGGATACAAACTCAG ATGGATGTAGTGAATGCTTTCCAGAGTGGAAGTACCATTCAGGGGGCTCTAAGGCGGCAACCCTCCATCGCCAGCCAGCACCATGATGTAACAAATATTTCTACCCCTACACATGTAGTGTTTTCCTCTACTACTGCTTCTACTACTGTGGG ATCCGAGTGGTGA
- the ATP2B1 gene encoding plasma membrane calcium-transporting ATPase 1 isoform X1, which yields MGDMANNSVAYSSVKNAVKESNHGDFGVTLAELRSLMELRAADALHKIQECYGDVHGICTKLKTSPNEGLSGNPADIERREAVFGKNFIPPKKPKTFLQLVWEALQDVTLIILEIAAVVSLGLSFYQPPGGNESLCGSVNVGEEEEESEAGWIEGAAILLSVVCVVLVTAFNDWSKEKQFRGLQSRIEQEQKFTVIRGGQVIQIPVADIIVGDIAQVKYGDLLPADGVLIQGNDLKIDESSLTGESDHVKKSLDRDPMLLSGTHVMEGSGRMVVTAVGVNSQTGIIFTLLGAGGDEEEKEKEKEKKEKKSKKQDGAVENRNKAKAQDGAAMEMQPLKSEDGGDGDEKDKKKANLPKKEKSVLQGKLTKLAVQIGKAGLLMSAITVIILVLYFVIDTFWVQKRPWLAECTPIYIQYFVKFFIIGVTVLVVAVPEGLPLAVTISLAYSVKKMMKDNNLVRHLDACETMGNATAICSDKTGTLTMNRMTVVQAYINEKHYKKIPEPEAIPEKTMAYLVTGISVNCAYTSKILPPEKEGGLPRHVGNKTECALLGLLLDLKRDYQDVRNEIPEEDLYKVYTFNSVRKSMSTVLKNSDGSFRIFSKGASEIVLKKCFKILSANGEPKVFRPRDRDDIVKTVIEPMASEGLRTICLAFRDFPAGEPEPEWDNENDIVTGLTCIAVVGIEDPVRPEVPDAIKKCQRAGITVRMVTGDNINTARAIALKCGILNPGEDFLCLEGKDFNRRIRNEKGEIEQERIDKIWPKLRVLARSSPTDKHTLVKGIIDSTVFDQRQVVAVTGDGTNDGPALKKADVGFAMGIAGTDVAKEASDIILTDDNFTSIVKAVMWGRNVYDSISKFLQFQLTVNVVAVIVAFTGACITQDSPLKAVQMLWVNLIMDTLASLALATEPPTEALLLRKPYGRNKPLISRTMMKNILGHAFYQLVVVFTLLFAGEKIFDIDSGRNAPLHAPPSEHYTIVFNTFVMMQLFNEINARKIHGERNVFEGIFNNAIFCSIVLGTFVVQIIIVQFGGKPFSCSELSIEQWLWSIFLGMGTLLWGQLISTIPTSRLKFLKEAGHGTQKEEIPEEELAEDVEEIDHAERELRRGQILWFRGLNRIQTQMDVVNAFQSGSTIQGALRRQPSIASQHHDIRVVNAFRSSLYEGLEKPETRSSIHNFMTHPEFRIEDSEPHIPLIDDTDAEDDAPTKRNSSPPPSPNRNNNAVDSGIHLTTDKNKSATSSSPGSPLHSLETSL from the exons GTTTAAGTGGAAATCCAGCAGATATAGAAAGGAGAGAAGCAGTTTTTGGGAAGAACTTTATACCTCCTAAAAAGCCAAAAACATTTCTTCAGTTAGTATGGGAAGCACTACAGGACGTTACACTAATTATATTAGAAATTGCAGCCGTAGTATCCTTGGGCCTTTCTTTTTACCAGCCTCCAGGAGGAAATGAATCAT TATGTGGATCAGTAAATGTTggtgaagaagaggaggaatctgAAGCAGGTTGGATTGAAGGAGCAGCAATCCTCCTATCTGTAGTTTGTGTGGTATTAGTAACAGCTTTCAATGACTGGAGTAAAGAGAAACAATTTCGGGGATTGCAGAGCCGTATTGAACAAGAACAGAAATTCACAGTCATCAGAGGTGGCCAAGTCATCCAAATACCAGTAGCTGACATAATTGTTGGAGATATTGCACAAGTGAAATATg GTGACCTTTTACCGGCTGATGGTGTGCTCATTCAAGGAAATGACCTCAAAATTGACGAAAGCTCGCTGACTGGGGAATCTGATCATGTTAAGAAATCTCTGGATAGAGATCCTATGCTGCTGTCAG GTACACATGTGATGGAAGGCTCTGGAAGAATGGTGGTTACTGCTGTAGGTGTGAACTCTCAGACTGGAATCATCTTTACCTTActtggagctggaggagatgaagaggaaaaggagaaggaaaaagaaaagaaggaaaagaaaa GTAAAAAGCAAGACGGGGCTGTTGAAAACCGTAACAAAG CTAAAGCTCAGGATGGTGCAGCCATGGAAATGCAGCCACTGAAGAGTGAGGATGGTGGAGATGGAGACGAGAAAGACAAGAAGAAAGCAAACTTGCCAAAGAAGGAAAAGTCAGTTCTCCAAGGCAAACTCACAAAGCTTGCAGTTCAGATTGGCAAAGCAG GTTTGTTGATGTCTGCAATCACAGTCATTATCCTTGTGTTGTATTTTGTAATTGATACCTTCTGGGTTCAGAAGAGACCTTGGCTTGCTGAATGTACCCCAATTTATATTCAGTATTTTGTGAAGTTCTTCATTATTGGAGTTACAGTCTTGGTGGTGGCAGTACCAGAAGGTCTTCCACTTGCAGTCACTATATCTCTGGCTTACTCTGTTAAG AAAATGATGAAAGATAATAACTTGGTGAGACATCTGGATGCATGTGAAACTATGGGCAATGCCACAGCTATTTGCTCAGATAAAACGGGAACATTGACTATGAACAGAATGACAGTGGTCCAAGCCTACATCAATGAAAAACATtataaaaaaattccagaacCAGAAGCTATTCCAGAGAAAACTATGGCTTATCTTGTGACAGGAATTTCTGTTAATTGTGCTTATACTTCCAAAATACTG CCTCCTGAAAAGGAAGGTGGCTTACCACGTCATGttggaaataaaactgaatgTGCCTTGCTGGGATTGCTCTTGGATTTAAAACGTGATTATCAGGATGTAAGAAATGAGATACCAGAAGAGGATTTGTACAAAGTGTACACCTTCAACTCTGTTAGAAAATCGATGAGTACCGTGTTGAAAAACTCTGATGGCAGTTTCCGGATATTCAGTAAAGGTGCCTCTGAGATAGTTCTTAAAAA GTGCTTCAAAATACTGAGTGCTAATGGAGAACCAAAGGTATTTAGACCTAGGGACCGCGATGATATTGTGAAAACTGTAATTGAGCCAATGGCCTCTGAAGGTCTCAGAACCATCTGCCTGGCATTCAGAGACTTCCCAGCAGGGGAGCCTGAGCCAGAGTGGGACAATGAAAATGATATCGTTACTGGTCTGACATGCATTGCTGTTGTTGGGATTGAAGATCCTGTGAGACCTGAG GTACCTGATGCAATAAAAAAGTGCCAACGTGCAGGCATAACTGTACGTATGGTCACTGGTGATAACATTAACACTGCTCGTGCTATTGCACTGAAATGTGGTATTCTGAATCCTGGTGAAGACTTCCTGTGTTTAGAGGGCAAAGACTTTAACAGGAGAATACGCAATGAAAAAGGAGAG ATTGAGCAAGAGCGAATAGATAAAATTTGGCCAAAGCTTCGTGTTCTTGCAAGATCTTCTCCCACTGACAAACACACTCTAGTGAAAG GTATAATTGACAGCACTGTCTTTGACCAGAGGCAAGTTGTAGCAGTAACTGGTGATGGTACCAATGATGGTCCAGCTTTGAAGAAGGCAGATGTTGGATTTGCTATG GGTATTGCTGGAACAGACGTAGCTAAAGAAGCTTCTGATATTATCCTTACAGACGACAACTTCACCAGTATTGTTAAAGCAGTTATGTGGGGACGAAATGTCTATGACAGCATCTCCAAATTTCTTCAGTTCCAACTTACTGTCAATGTAGTAGCAGTAATTGTTGCTTTTACTGGAGCATGCATAACACAA GATTCTCCACTTAAAGCCGTGCAGATGCTGTGGGTAAATCTCATCATGGACACGTTAGCTTCTCTTGCCCTGGCAACAGAGCCACCCACTGAAGCTCTTCTGCTGCGGAAGCCTTATGGTAGAAACAAACCTTTGATTTCTCGTACAATGATGAAGAACATTTTGGGTCATGCATTCTACCAGCTTGTAGTGGTCTTCACACTCCTGTTTGCTG GTGAGAAAATTTTTGACATTGATAGTGGAAGAAATGCACCTCTGCATGCTCCTCCTTCAGAGCATTATACTATAGTATTTAATACATTTGTGATGATGCagctttttaatgaaattaatgcCCGAAAGATTCATggtgaaagaaatgtttttgaagGAATCTTTAACAACGCTATCTTCTGTTCTATTGTGCTGGGGACATTTGTTGTGCAG ATAATTATTGTGCAGTTTGGTGGAAAGCCTTTCAGTTGCTCAGAACTCTCAATTGAACAGTGGCTGTGGTCCATTTTCCTGGGCATGGGCACACTACTTTGGGGCCAG TTGATTTCAACAATTCCAACCAGCCGACTGAAATTCCTTAAAGAAGCTGGTCATGGAACACAAAAGGAAGAGATTCCTGAAGAAGAACTAGCAGAAGATGTAGAGGAGATTGATCATGCTGAGAGAGAATTGCGTCGTGGTCAGATCTTGTGGTTTAGGGGCCTAAACAGGATACAAACTCAG ATGGATGTAGTGAATGCTTTCCAGAGTGGAAGTACCATTCAGGGGGCTCTAAGGCGGCAACCCTCCATCGCCAGCCAGCACCATGAT ATCCGAGTGGTGAATGCATTTCGTAGCTCCTTGTACGAGGGGCTAGAGAAACCTGAGACACGAAGTTCAATTCACAATTTTATGACGCATCCTGAGTTTAGAATAGAAGACTCCGAGCCTCATATTCCCCTTATTGATGATACTGATGCTGAAGATGATGCTCCAACAAAACGCAACTCTAgtccccctccctctcccaaTAGAAATAACAATGCGGTTGACAGTGGAATTCACCTTACAACAGACAAGAACAAGTCTGCTACCTCTTCATCCCCAGGGAGCCCACTACATAGTTTGGAAACATCACTCTGA
- the ATP2B1 gene encoding plasma membrane calcium-transporting ATPase 1 isoform X2 produces the protein MGDMANNSVAYSSVKNAVKESNHGDFGVTLAELRSLMELRAADALHKIQECYGDVHGICTKLKTSPNEGLSGNPADIERREAVFGKNFIPPKKPKTFLQLVWEALQDVTLIILEIAAVVSLGLSFYQPPGGNESLCGSVNVGEEEEESEAGWIEGAAILLSVVCVVLVTAFNDWSKEKQFRGLQSRIEQEQKFTVIRGGQVIQIPVADIIVGDIAQVKYGDLLPADGVLIQGNDLKIDESSLTGESDHVKKSLDRDPMLLSGTHVMEGSGRMVVTAVGVNSQTGIIFTLLGAGGDEEEKEKEKEKKEKKSKKQDGAVENRNKAKAQDGAAMEMQPLKSEDGGDGDEKDKKKANLPKKEKSVLQGKLTKLAVQIGKAGLLMSAITVIILVLYFVIDTFWVQKRPWLAECTPIYIQYFVKFFIIGVTVLVVAVPEGLPLAVTISLAYSVKKMMKDNNLVRHLDACETMGNATAICSDKTGTLTMNRMTVVQAYINEKHYKKIPEPEAIPEKTMAYLVTGISVNCAYTSKILPPEKEGGLPRHVGNKTECALLGLLLDLKRDYQDVRNEIPEEDLYKVYTFNSVRKSMSTVLKNSDGSFRIFSKGASEIVLKKCFKILSANGEPKVFRPRDRDDIVKTVIEPMASEGLRTICLAFRDFPAGEPEPEWDNENDIVTGLTCIAVVGIEDPVRPEVPDAIKKCQRAGITVRMVTGDNINTARAIALKCGILNPGEDFLCLEGKDFNRRIRNEKGEIEQERIDKIWPKLRVLARSSPTDKHTLVKGIIDSTVFDQRQVVAVTGDGTNDGPALKKADVGFAMGIAGTDVAKEASDIILTDDNFTSIVKAVMWGRNVYDSISKFLQFQLTVNVVAVIVAFTGACITQDSPLKAVQMLWVNLIMDTLASLALATEPPTEALLLRKPYGRNKPLISRTMMKNILGHAFYQLVVVFTLLFAGEKIFDIDSGRNAPLHAPPSEHYTIVFNTFVMMQLFNEINARKIHGERNVFEGIFNNAIFCSIVLGTFVVQIIIVQFGGKPFSCSELSIEQWLWSIFLGMGTLLWGQLISTIPTSRLKFLKEAGHGTQKEEIPEEELAEDVEEIDHAERELRRGQILWFRGLNRIQTQIRVVNAFRSSLYEGLEKPETRSSIHNFMTHPEFRIEDSEPHIPLIDDTDAEDDAPTKRNSSPPPSPNRNNNAVDSGIHLTTDKNKSATSSSPGSPLHSLETSL, from the exons GTTTAAGTGGAAATCCAGCAGATATAGAAAGGAGAGAAGCAGTTTTTGGGAAGAACTTTATACCTCCTAAAAAGCCAAAAACATTTCTTCAGTTAGTATGGGAAGCACTACAGGACGTTACACTAATTATATTAGAAATTGCAGCCGTAGTATCCTTGGGCCTTTCTTTTTACCAGCCTCCAGGAGGAAATGAATCAT TATGTGGATCAGTAAATGTTggtgaagaagaggaggaatctgAAGCAGGTTGGATTGAAGGAGCAGCAATCCTCCTATCTGTAGTTTGTGTGGTATTAGTAACAGCTTTCAATGACTGGAGTAAAGAGAAACAATTTCGGGGATTGCAGAGCCGTATTGAACAAGAACAGAAATTCACAGTCATCAGAGGTGGCCAAGTCATCCAAATACCAGTAGCTGACATAATTGTTGGAGATATTGCACAAGTGAAATATg GTGACCTTTTACCGGCTGATGGTGTGCTCATTCAAGGAAATGACCTCAAAATTGACGAAAGCTCGCTGACTGGGGAATCTGATCATGTTAAGAAATCTCTGGATAGAGATCCTATGCTGCTGTCAG GTACACATGTGATGGAAGGCTCTGGAAGAATGGTGGTTACTGCTGTAGGTGTGAACTCTCAGACTGGAATCATCTTTACCTTActtggagctggaggagatgaagaggaaaaggagaaggaaaaagaaaagaaggaaaagaaaa GTAAAAAGCAAGACGGGGCTGTTGAAAACCGTAACAAAG CTAAAGCTCAGGATGGTGCAGCCATGGAAATGCAGCCACTGAAGAGTGAGGATGGTGGAGATGGAGACGAGAAAGACAAGAAGAAAGCAAACTTGCCAAAGAAGGAAAAGTCAGTTCTCCAAGGCAAACTCACAAAGCTTGCAGTTCAGATTGGCAAAGCAG GTTTGTTGATGTCTGCAATCACAGTCATTATCCTTGTGTTGTATTTTGTAATTGATACCTTCTGGGTTCAGAAGAGACCTTGGCTTGCTGAATGTACCCCAATTTATATTCAGTATTTTGTGAAGTTCTTCATTATTGGAGTTACAGTCTTGGTGGTGGCAGTACCAGAAGGTCTTCCACTTGCAGTCACTATATCTCTGGCTTACTCTGTTAAG AAAATGATGAAAGATAATAACTTGGTGAGACATCTGGATGCATGTGAAACTATGGGCAATGCCACAGCTATTTGCTCAGATAAAACGGGAACATTGACTATGAACAGAATGACAGTGGTCCAAGCCTACATCAATGAAAAACATtataaaaaaattccagaacCAGAAGCTATTCCAGAGAAAACTATGGCTTATCTTGTGACAGGAATTTCTGTTAATTGTGCTTATACTTCCAAAATACTG CCTCCTGAAAAGGAAGGTGGCTTACCACGTCATGttggaaataaaactgaatgTGCCTTGCTGGGATTGCTCTTGGATTTAAAACGTGATTATCAGGATGTAAGAAATGAGATACCAGAAGAGGATTTGTACAAAGTGTACACCTTCAACTCTGTTAGAAAATCGATGAGTACCGTGTTGAAAAACTCTGATGGCAGTTTCCGGATATTCAGTAAAGGTGCCTCTGAGATAGTTCTTAAAAA GTGCTTCAAAATACTGAGTGCTAATGGAGAACCAAAGGTATTTAGACCTAGGGACCGCGATGATATTGTGAAAACTGTAATTGAGCCAATGGCCTCTGAAGGTCTCAGAACCATCTGCCTGGCATTCAGAGACTTCCCAGCAGGGGAGCCTGAGCCAGAGTGGGACAATGAAAATGATATCGTTACTGGTCTGACATGCATTGCTGTTGTTGGGATTGAAGATCCTGTGAGACCTGAG GTACCTGATGCAATAAAAAAGTGCCAACGTGCAGGCATAACTGTACGTATGGTCACTGGTGATAACATTAACACTGCTCGTGCTATTGCACTGAAATGTGGTATTCTGAATCCTGGTGAAGACTTCCTGTGTTTAGAGGGCAAAGACTTTAACAGGAGAATACGCAATGAAAAAGGAGAG ATTGAGCAAGAGCGAATAGATAAAATTTGGCCAAAGCTTCGTGTTCTTGCAAGATCTTCTCCCACTGACAAACACACTCTAGTGAAAG GTATAATTGACAGCACTGTCTTTGACCAGAGGCAAGTTGTAGCAGTAACTGGTGATGGTACCAATGATGGTCCAGCTTTGAAGAAGGCAGATGTTGGATTTGCTATG GGTATTGCTGGAACAGACGTAGCTAAAGAAGCTTCTGATATTATCCTTACAGACGACAACTTCACCAGTATTGTTAAAGCAGTTATGTGGGGACGAAATGTCTATGACAGCATCTCCAAATTTCTTCAGTTCCAACTTACTGTCAATGTAGTAGCAGTAATTGTTGCTTTTACTGGAGCATGCATAACACAA GATTCTCCACTTAAAGCCGTGCAGATGCTGTGGGTAAATCTCATCATGGACACGTTAGCTTCTCTTGCCCTGGCAACAGAGCCACCCACTGAAGCTCTTCTGCTGCGGAAGCCTTATGGTAGAAACAAACCTTTGATTTCTCGTACAATGATGAAGAACATTTTGGGTCATGCATTCTACCAGCTTGTAGTGGTCTTCACACTCCTGTTTGCTG GTGAGAAAATTTTTGACATTGATAGTGGAAGAAATGCACCTCTGCATGCTCCTCCTTCAGAGCATTATACTATAGTATTTAATACATTTGTGATGATGCagctttttaatgaaattaatgcCCGAAAGATTCATggtgaaagaaatgtttttgaagGAATCTTTAACAACGCTATCTTCTGTTCTATTGTGCTGGGGACATTTGTTGTGCAG ATAATTATTGTGCAGTTTGGTGGAAAGCCTTTCAGTTGCTCAGAACTCTCAATTGAACAGTGGCTGTGGTCCATTTTCCTGGGCATGGGCACACTACTTTGGGGCCAG TTGATTTCAACAATTCCAACCAGCCGACTGAAATTCCTTAAAGAAGCTGGTCATGGAACACAAAAGGAAGAGATTCCTGAAGAAGAACTAGCAGAAGATGTAGAGGAGATTGATCATGCTGAGAGAGAATTGCGTCGTGGTCAGATCTTGTGGTTTAGGGGCCTAAACAGGATACAAACTCAG ATCCGAGTGGTGAATGCATTTCGTAGCTCCTTGTACGAGGGGCTAGAGAAACCTGAGACACGAAGTTCAATTCACAATTTTATGACGCATCCTGAGTTTAGAATAGAAGACTCCGAGCCTCATATTCCCCTTATTGATGATACTGATGCTGAAGATGATGCTCCAACAAAACGCAACTCTAgtccccctccctctcccaaTAGAAATAACAATGCGGTTGACAGTGGAATTCACCTTACAACAGACAAGAACAAGTCTGCTACCTCTTCATCCCCAGGGAGCCCACTACATAGTTTGGAAACATCACTCTGA